From a region of the Podospora pseudopauciseta strain CBS 411.78 chromosome 7 map unlocalized CBS411.78m_7, whole genome shotgun sequence genome:
- a CDS encoding uncharacterized protein (EggNog:ENOG503NYNV; COG:H), with protein MDHPSCLHVGQRPPAPDFYRPPPSPAVDLRATATPENHWEQQPPPPPPYTPLPTLPLPPPPPRPPRPPPLPVRVNVDPGIGALRIEDPLRPVSRGEDRSPQSPYFPPPPPPPPPPLSHRLRVQTSLPNLSQYGLKSPSLSPRPTTPTPVSAAATFGPGVTPGPNSGAESKPFWQNALSEARYFAGGLIPPPTESTKHYTILRHSSPLIFYRGPSTSVEISIFSAPDYPLPPDRSIWLQQRGFSGDSGMKIKAFFGSTDDWFNVTPSVAVQADEVERDTERGWKRDMDKAARKMLKDQGPKKAHIPRETHVVRIPEASDDGYFRLHLCAGGPPDGQADETSSSSKRKILCSSPIFRVASTSTDSSKFRGATLSTLPLEAAAFVGSKVILSRVDPIIAPIQAGYDRVAPGMVKTLAYEVATDKINENAALRQEKTSYISSSRSSSSSSSSSCHDIGPDSGPLPPFPLKFTGLVNRGTGRSTAELGVPTANLLRTSPESARFALRGVYAGWACILPPKTASSSPDCPPPPSPVWHEALISAGPLPSSRPQAAPEPQVTVHLLHEFPRGFLGREIKVIAMGYLRPCLGFNAQIEDKLVAFSQDVHMVLSCLSGPGRRENWGPENAAVLLKQKKSERGMGERFLDVKQKVASKVPSVPLHKVGIRGFDPEAKDRMHGRGGYWVRR; from the coding sequence ATGGACCACCCCTCGTGTCTGCATGTTGGACAAAGACCACCAGCTCCTGACTTTTAccgtccaccaccatcacctgcTGTTGACCTGCGGGCAACGGCAACCCCTGAAAACCACTGggagcaacaaccaccaccaccacctccgtaTACACCGCTCCCGACgcttccacttccaccaccaccgccgaggCCGCCCCGGCCGCCCCCACTTCCGGTGCGGGTCAATGTAGATCCCGGCATCGGTGCACTCCGGATTGAAGACCCTCTCCGGCCGGTGTCGCGCGGCGAAGACAGAAGCCCGCAAAGCCCCTattttccaccaccaccgccaccaccaccaccgccgctcAGTCACCGGCTCCGGGTGCAGACCAGTCTACCGAATTTATCCCAGTATGGGTTAAAGTCTCCCAGTCTGAGCCCACGCCCAACAACTCCCACACCCGTCAGCGCCGCTGCGACATTCGGGCCGGGTGTGACCCCCGGACCTAACTCTGGTGCAGAGTCAAAACCATTCTGGCAAAACGCCCTTTCAGAAGCCCGTTATTTCGCCGGTGGCTTGATCCCACCGCCAACCGAGTCAACAAAACACTACACCATTTTGCGACATTCCTCACCACTCATCTTTTATCGTGGCCCCAGCACCTCAGTTGAGATATCCATCTTCAGCGCCCCAGACTATCCCCTCCCACCAGATCGCTCAATATGGCTTCAACAACGCGGCTTCTCCGGCGACAGCGGCATGAAGATCAAAGCCTTCTTCGGCTCCACAGACGACTGGTTCAACGTCACCCCTTCCGTCGCCGTCCAGGCAGACGAAGTCGAGCGTGACACCGAGCGCGGCTGGAAGAGAGACATGGACAAAGCCGCCAGAAAGATGCTCAAAGATCAAGGCCCCAAAAAAGCCCACATCCCCCGCGAAACCCACGTCGTCCGCATCCCTGAAGCCTCGGACGACGGTTACTTTCGTCTTCACCTCTGCGCCGGTGGCCCCCCTGATGGTCAGGCAGACGaaaccagctcctcctcaaaacGCAAAatcctctgctcctcccccatcttccgCGTAGCCAGCACCTCAACCGACTCGTCCAAATTCCGCGGCgcaaccctctccaccctccccctcgaaGCCGCAGCCTTTGTCGGCTCAAAGGTGATCCTCTCCCGCGTCGACCCCATCATCGCCCCCATCCAAGCAGGCTACGACCGCGTCGCCCCCGGCATGGTGAAAACCCTAGCCTACGAGGTAGCCACAGACAAAATAAACGAAAATGCCGCCCTCCGTCAAGAAAAAACCTCGtacatctcctcctcccgctcctcctcctcctcctcctcatcatcatgccaTGATATTGGCCCCGACTCCGGCCCcttgccccccttccccctgaAATTCACCGGCCTCGTCAACCGAGGAACAGGGAGATCCACCGCCGAACTTGGCGTCCCCACCGCAAACTTGCTGCGCACATCCCCCGAATCAGCAAGGTTCGCCCTGAGGGGTGTGTACGCCGGGTGGGCGTGCATCCTCCCGCCCaaaaccgcctcctcctcccccgactgccccccgcccccatcGCCAGTCTGGCACGAGGCTCTCATCTCCGCCGgccctctcccctcctcccgacCGCAAGCGGCCCCAGAGCCGCAGGTTACTGTCCACCTGCTCCACGAATTCCCCCGTGGTTTTCTCGGGAGGGAGATCAAAGTCATTGCAATGGGGTATCTTCGCCCGTGTCTGGGGTTCAACGCGCAGATAGAGGACAAACTAGTGGCGTTTAGTCAGGACGTGCACATGGTCTTGTCTTGCCTTTCTGGGCCGGGAAGGAGAGAAAATTGGGGACCTGAAAACGCGGCGGTGCTGTTGAAGCAAAAGAAGAGTGAGAGAGGAATGGGGGAGAGATTTCTGGATGTCAAGCAAAAAGTCGCGAGCAAAGTGCCGAGTGTGCCGCTTCACAAGGTTGGGATTAGGGGGTTTGATCCCGAGGCGAAGGATAGGATGcacgggagggggggttattGGGTTAGGAGGTGA
- a CDS encoding uncharacterized protein (COG:M; EggNog:ENOG503NYS2), with the protein MGIMEERHSFLATENNSAFGSCDFRTSPTSLVVSMRDIRCTYSGISESLSALEYACICGNLKLAHLLIDLGHPICEASSGWKRSLLVLAILGWNERKSRANRSKTRRVWNMDCESWTCHTSHETQKLMAFLQVLIRSNAKIQPPSRMQDGRGPVSLAGDRSSDPLIIALNEGHTPPLTAASLYHNTAAVDELLVFGANILDRCQAGPSALALCISNFWNYPTPQATSFPISWIPYYDSDPDIDVCESAVLKIATRYLSQPSSSSIEIQTPNKALPLVWSTPNPL; encoded by the exons ATGGGGATAATGGAGGAGCGACATTCTTTCCTAGCCAC AGAAAACAATTCTGCCTTCGGATCTTGTGACTTTCGAACTTCACCGACATCCCTGGTTGTGAGCATGCGTGATATTCGCTGTACGTACAGCGGTATATCCGAGAGCCTTTCTGCTCTGGAGTACGCCTGCATCTGCGGAAACCTCAAATTAGCGCACCTACTCATCGACCTGGGCCACCCAATTTGCGAAGCATCGAGCGGCTGGAAAAGGAGTCTTCTCGTACTGGCCATTTTAGGATGGAACGAACGCAAATCACGGGCTAATCGCAGCAAGACACGACGCGTTTGGAATATGGATTGCGAGTCTTGGACCTGTCATACAAGTCACGAAACCCAGAAGCTGATGGCATTTCTCCAGGTCTTGATTCGGTCGAATGCGAAGATACAGCCGCCAAGTCGAATGCAGGATGGCCGCGGTCCCGTCTCCCTCGCAGGAGATCGTTCAAGCGATCCCCTCATCATCGCGCTCAACGAGGGCCACACACCACCTTTAACAGCGGCATCTCTGTATCATAATACAGCCGCCGTCGATGAGCTTCTAGTCTTTGGAGCAAATATACTTGACCGATGTCAGGCCGGCCCCTCGGCCCTTGCATTATGCATCTCGAACTTCTGGAACTATCCGACACCGCAGGCGACGTCTTTTCCCATATCTTGGATTCCTTACTATGATTCGGACCCCGACATCGACGTTTGCGAGTCAGCCGTTCTGAAAATCGCCACCCGCTACCTAAGCCAACCTTCTTCATCTAGCATCGAGATCCAAACGCCTAACAAAGCTCTTCCTCTGGTGTGGAGCACGCCCAATCCACTATAA
- a CDS encoding uncharacterized protein (EggNog:ENOG503PY5T), translating into MTLNLTRNFLLLASIATKIGASPQRHSGWASPEPTGTKTQDGLEHLRISHKPTDAPILATSRELRRGDDDAGVCGYFDNPAIPAYHCLPYETCTNIGNYRACCPKGDWCADLDSHHTACVDYTHAACLYPTPGTLCCDGEDGYGYCRQYHWSTSATPNRTFTVFACMPGKHTDVGTLLPTPPSGSSLPTESSNDPSYEGLLRFGGSTFSSTSDTPSSKSETPVGAIVGGAIGGLAVIGAVIVAILFMFFRSKKQVIEAKSGPGSSTSLSDHEQSVDLLPQQSPIARAWRPSSISYAPPLSGPGFTLPNPKATSTIVSPESEDDSLEQQQQHQPLMSMRGPMSPVNAVLVEIGKAKESPIELAETCGHYELASHPVK; encoded by the exons ATGactctcaacctcaccaggAACTTCTTGCTTCTAGCAAGTATTGCCACGAAGATTGGTGCCTCGCCACAAAGGCATTCGGGTTGGGCCTCACCGGAGCCCACCGGCACAAAAACACAAGATGGACTAGAGCATCTCCGGATATCGCATAAGCCTACGGATGCCCCGATTCTGGCCACATCACGAGAGTTGCGTcgtggggatgatgatgctggcgTCTGCGGTTACTTCGACAACCCCGCTATTC CGGCTTATCACTGCCTTCCATACGAAACATGCACCAACATCGGCAACTATCGCGCGTGTTGCCCCAAGGGAGATTGGTGCGCAGATCTGGATTCTCACCACACAGCATGCGTGGATTACACCCATGCCGCGTGCCTCTATCCAACGCCAGGCACGTTATGCTG TGATGGCGAAGACGGTTATGGCTATTGCCGGCAATACCACTGGTCAACATCTGCAACACCGAATCGAACTTTCACGGTCTTTGCCTGCATGCCAGGGAAACACACCGATGTTGGCACGCTCTTACCCACCCCGCCCTCGGGCTCCAGTCTCCCCACCGAATCATCGAACGATCCCAGCTACGAGGGCTTGCTACGTTTCGGAGGCTCTACGTTCTCATCGACGTCAGACACGCCATCAAGCAAAAGCGAAACACCAGTGGGGGCCATTGTGGGAGGGGCTATTGGGGGTCTGGCCGTCATAGGAGCAGTCATTGTCGCCATCTTGTTCATGTTCTTCCGCAGCAAGAAGCAGGTGATTGAGGCAAAATCAGGGCCAGGGTCGTCGACATCGTTGTCGGATCATGAGCAGTCGGTTGACCTGCTGCCTCAACAGTCGCCGATTGCTAGGGCATGGAGGCCTTCTTCTATATCCTATGCACCCCCACTCTCGGGTCCGGGGTTCACACTGCCGAATCCCAAAGCAACAAGCACGATTGTGTCACCCGAGAGCGAAGACGACTCGctagaacaacaacaacaacatcaaccgtTAATGTCGATGCGGGGACCAATGAGCCCTGTCAATGCTGTTCTGGTCGAGATCGGAAAGGCCAAGGAGTCTCCTATTGAACTGGCTGAAACGTGCGGACACTATGAGCTTGCGTCACATCCTGTTAAGTGA
- a CDS encoding uncharacterized protein (EggNog:ENOG503P3A8) has translation MATTNHHSDRQSHTCERTTVNGNSPTTAHDDMTVPRPLHIPRHVLLLSLQSPSWFDIEYENLLHALPAESGRILKAEDPEDALEMFSHREVANSFGAVLIADHGITFPRHSPIWHLLLKNYIRKGGRVIICCEFPCGVIPRDFDIMFSEIEGLDWKFAGCSRGEYGRAEAPGQGKDALPDVVDWNAVKLRAEGMKPGESWYSDSTGDSAAAMAKVGEGWLGYVGNVDVDGDTAMIILKMCGFDESEGGQGAYLEE, from the coding sequence ATGGCTaccacaaaccaccacagcGACCGCCAGTCGCACACGTGCGAACGAACCACCGTCAACGGCAATTCACCCACCACAGCCCACGACGACATGACAGTTCCCAGACCCTTACACATCCCGAGGcacgtccttcttctctccctACAGTCGCCCTCTTGGTTCGACATCGAATATGAGAACCTCTTACATGCTTTGCCGGCAGAGTCGGGCAGAATCTTGAAGGCCGAAGACCCCGAAGATGCCCTGGAGATGTTTTCCCACCGAGAGGTCGCGAACAGCTTCGGTGCTGTATTGATTGCTGACCACGGCATCACCTTCCCTCGCCACTCTCCGATATGGCATCTGCTCCTCAAGAATTACATCCGAAAGGGGGGCAGGGTGATTATTTGCTGCGAATTTCCGTGTGGTGTTATCCCGAGAGACTTTGACATCATGTTCTCTGAGATCGAGGGGTTGGATTGGAAGTTTGCTGGTTGTTCACGGGGTGAATATGGAAGGGCTGAGGCTCCGGGACAGGGAAAAGATGCATTGCCTGATGTAGTTGATTGGAATGCTGTTAAGCTGCGGGCGGAGGGAATGAAACCCGGTGAGAGCTGGTATTCTGATTCAACGGGTGATAGTGCGGCTGCGATGGCtaaggtgggagaggggtggttgggATACGTTGGGAATGTAGACGTTGACGGAGATACTGCGATGATTATTTTGAAAATGTGTGGCTTTGATGAGTCGGAAGGTGGCCAAGGAGCCTACCTCGAAGAGTAG
- the mns1B_2 gene encoding Mannosyl-oligosaccharide alpha-1,2-mannosidase 1B (EggNog:ENOG503NUBI; COG:G), producing MASPTCAQDGVQHNFLQWVPYFLSSNYETNLQHDCCLLGVDLSTSCVVNFFSNNTVNSYGNITRGHFEANPDIAGYGVWISLASALFVNIVAILFVVREWSYRLRGKKSKILPTTNKSNSKGHPSSMAQKGKNTAKGVYSWLKSWMKELFRVTIDAQLVLAFSYALNFGLESKCTLSAYHYNFAVDTLILSLSCVTLSVYVLDDFWRSKWIGCLRTAASIIIYAFLCRYLYYQMERNTSPELMFIPTPGRSDSSLLLPMACFLDPDLDPFINLAPEQRDAIGGPGPKVTPAFVFCYMLAVGYVGAHLEKFLTRNRPNYHQNVFMTTAFVVLCSIPCFLSYAHLTILRDWVDLSGWMEVANGGGSPEKEIRSIGQIMPLATIFWILAISFDTGKLARRGVANQQAH from the exons ATGGCATCACCAACTTGTGCACAAGACGGTGTTCAGCACAACTTCTTGCAATGGGTGCCCTATTTCCTGTCCTCCAATTATGAGACCAATCTTCAACATGACTGTTGTCTTCTCGGTGTTGACCTCAGCACCAGCTGTGTTGTCAACTTTttctccaacaacactgtcAATTCATATGGCAATATAACTCGTGGCCACTTCGAAGCTAACCCAGACATTGCTGGATACGGA GTGTGGATATCTCTCGCCTCAGCACTTTTCGTCAACATCGTGGCTATTCTGTTTGTAGTGCGGGAGTGGTCATATCGCCTCCGGGGAAAGAAATCAAAGAT TCTTCCCACAACGAACAAAAGCAACAGCAAGGGTCACCCCTCCAGCATGGCACAGAAAGGAAAGAACACAGCCAAAGGGGTCTACTCCTGGCTCAAGTCCTGGATGAAAGAGCTCTTCAGGGTGACGATCGATGCTCAACTtgtcctcgccttctcctaTGCCCTCAACTTTGGTCTGGAGTCCAAATGCACCCTTTCAGCCTACCACTACAACTTCGCCGTCGATACACTCATCTTGTCACTGTCTTGCGTCACACTTTCAGTCTATGTACTTGACGACTTTTGGAGGTCCAAATGGATCGGATGCCTGCGAACGGCCGCCTCCATCATCATATATGCATTTCTTTGTCGGTACCTGTACTACCAAATGGAAAGGAACACGTCCCCCGAACTGATGTTCATCCCAACCCCGGGACGTTCCGACAGCTCGCTTCTCCTTCCCATGGCATGTTTTCTCGATCCTGACCTGGACCCATTTATCAACCTGGCCCCTGAGCAGAGAGACGCGATTGGCGGGCCCGGGCCTAAGGTCACCCCAGCCTTTGTCTTTTGCTATATGCTAGCAGTGGGATACGTTGGTGCCCATCTGGAGAAGTTCTTGACGAGAAACAGACCGAATTATCACCAGAATGTCTTCATGACAACAGCGTTTGTTGTGTTGTGCAGCATCCCGTGCTTCCTGTCATATGCCCACCTCACAATTCTGCGGGACTGGGTTGACCTGTCAGGCTGGATGGAGGTTGCcaatggtggtggcagcCCTGAGAAGGAAATCCGGAGTATTGGACAAATTATGCCCCTTGCGACCATCTTCTGGATTCTTGCTATCTCTTTTGATACTGGGAAGTTGGCCCGCAGGGGGGTGGCAAATCAACAGGCACATTGA
- the BIM1 gene encoding microtubule integrity protein mal3 (COG:Z; EggNog:ENOG503NZ7G; BUSCO:EOG09264KO7), with product MGESRQELVQWLNSLLQLNITKVEQCGTGAALCQVYDSIFQDVPMSRVKFNANTEYAYIQNFKVLQNTFTRHHIDRSIPVESLVKCKMQDNLEFLQWTKKFWDQYYPGGDYDAVARRKGAPTGPAGGAAPRVTASAARRPGGTTPTTGPRVGAKAAAPSAASLALQQENTTLKETVVGLERERDFYFSKLRDIELLVQQAVEEDPELEKQEDGLVKQIQTILYSTEEGFEIPETEQLDDQETF from the exons ATGGGTGAATCGAG GCAAGAGCTTGTGCAGTGGCTTAACAGCCTCCTGCagctcaacatcaccaaggtCGAGCAATGTGGTACTGG CGCCGCCCTCTGCCAGGTCTACGACAGCATCTTCCAAGATGTCCCCATGTCCCGAGTCAAGTTCAATGCCAACACCGAATATGCATACATTCAGAATTTCAAAGTCCTGCAAA ACACTTTCACCCGGCATCACATCGACCGATCGATCCCCGTAGAGTCGCTCGTGAAGTGCAAGATGCAGGACAATCTTGAGTTCCTGCAGTGGACCAAAAAGTTCTGGGACCAATACTATCCCGGCGGTGACTACGATGCCGTGGCCAGACGGAAGGGCGCCCCAACCGGACCTGCTGGAGGTGCGGCCCCCCGCGTGACGGCGTCTGCGGCGAGACGTCCGGGTGGgaccactcccaccaccggCCCTCGAGTTGGGGCCAAGGCCGCTGCTCCCAGCGCCGCCTCTCTCGCCCTGCAACAGGAGAACACCACCCTTAAGGAGACCGTCGTCGGCCTTGAGAGGGAGCGTGATTTCTACTTCAGCAAGCTCCGCGATATTGAGCTCCTTGTCCAGCaagctgtggaggaggaccccgagctcgagaagcaAGAGGACGGCCTGGTCAAGCAGATTCAGACCATCCTGTACTCGACCGAGGAAGGCTTTGAGATTCCCGAGACGGAGCAGCTTGACGACCAAGAGACATTTTAA
- a CDS encoding uncharacterized protein (EggNog:ENOG503NZ6A; COG:U), with the protein MAPPIEISIPTTSISTPPNGKPFTLYNITLRLPLRSLIVQKRYSEFEALHKNLHSLVGAYPPEPLPEKSWWRTSTANSPERTEERRAGLEKYLRAIAEPPDRRWRDTPVWRAFLGLPAGSSTQSGISLEGRIPAIGLREANLAAASDPGTWLDLHRELKTSLHEARVALGRRDGATENSARVEAGSAAKRALIKAGNLIGSLSDGLRVMKEDGGKLGEGELRRRRDLLAAARVERDGLDKLSSSFAVAGGGVAAGVAVGRHQGVASASERAALMGNNDGGPSSIGIVRTSTGRRVLGAPLPETERTRELDNEGVLQLQRDTMQEQDQEVEALAKIIRRQKEMGLAINDEVNRHIDMLDRLNDDVDVVGRKLGVAKDRVKRLDKASMDTITTTAPPLSEGAARNMQEIEQEDNSTNAVRQQQQQQPGGGIIDAVLLLIVRGVLAGVQGYAVLGWLMGKISAALVWTVELVLLLLVQPGGGNANHHNG; encoded by the exons ATGGCACCCCCCATCGAAatctccatccccaccacgtccatctccacccccccaaacgGCAAACCCTTCACCCTCTACAACAtcaccctccgcctccccttGCGCTCCCTCATCGTTCAAAAGCGCTACTCGGAATTCGAAGCCCTCCACAAGAACCTCCACTCCCTCGTCGGCGCTTACCCCCCCGAGCCACTCCCCGAAAAGTCTTGGTGGCGCACCTCGACGGCGAACTCCCCTGAACGCACAGAAGAGAGGCGAgcggggttggagaagtATCTTCGTGCCATTGCCGAACCGCCAGATAGACGGTGGAGGGATACTCCCGTCTGGAGGGCCTTTCTGGGACTTCCTGCGGGAAGCAGCACGCAGAGTGGGATTAGTCTCGAGGGACGGATCCCTGCTAttgggttgagggaggcgaaTTTGGCTGCTGCTAGCGACCCGGGGACGTGGCTGGATTTACATCGGGAATTGAAGACTTCTCTTCACGAGGCGAGGGTTGCTTTGGGACGGAGGGATGGGGCGACGGAGAATAGTGCTAGGGTTGAGGCGGGGAGTGCGGCGAAGCGGGCGTTGATTAAGGCGGGGAATCTGATTGGGAGTTTGAGTGATGGGTTGAGGGTTAtgaaggaggatggggggaagctgggggagggggagttgagACGGAGACGGGAtttgttggcggcggcgagggtggagagaGATGGGCTGGATAAGCTGAGTAGTAgctttgctgttgctggtgggggggttgcggctggggtggcggtggggaggcATCAGGGGGTTGCGAGTGCGAGTGAGAGGGCTGCGCTTATGGGAAATAATGATGGGGGGCCGAGCAGTATTGGGATTGTGAGGACGTCAACTGGACGGCGGGTGTTGGGTGCGCCGCTGCCGGAGACggagaggacgagggagCTGGATAATGAGGGAGTACTTCAGCTACAGAGGGACACTATGCAGGAACAAGAccaggaggtggaggcgcTGGCAAAAATTATCAGACGGCAAAAGGAGATGGGGCTGGCGATCAACGACGAGGTTAACCGCCATATTGACATGCTGGACCGTCTGAATGACGACGTGGACGTTGTGGGCAGGAAGCTGGGCGTGGCAAAGGATAGGGTCAAGAGACT TGACAAGGCTAGCATggacaccatcaccactacTGCTCCCCCGCTATCCGAGGGAGCTGCTCGCAATATGCAAGAGATTGAACAAGAGGACAACAGCACAAATGCGGTacgacagcaacagcaacaacaaccgggAGGTGGCATAATTGACGCCGTGCTTTTATTAATCGTTAGGGGGGTTTTGGCCGGCGTTCAGGGGTATGCCGTGCTTGGGTGGCTGATGGGGAAGATATCGGCTGCTTTGGTCTGGACGGTggagctggtgctgctgcttttgGTGCAGCCGGGTGGTGGCAATGCGAATCATCATAATGGATGA